A part of Streptomyces sp. NBC_00557 genomic DNA contains:
- a CDS encoding alpha/beta hydrolase translates to MGLTSNKVLVLAVVLAVVLFLGTVWWWPRLARRNWRAVSGRVGLLLGTQVALFASVGLAVNQAFGFYASWADLFGQETGQGVVVDHIAGGGAGSPVQVVSTSRVIGASSALPQVAGQVQKVDIIGRTTHLATPAFVYLPPEYFQPQNRTRTFPVSVILTGYPGTAQALVDKLHYPSTALQLAKAGKMQPMILVMLRPTVAPPRDTECVDVPGGPQTETFFARDLRDSVTAHYRVDRTPASWGIAGDSTGGYCALKIAMHHPKAYAAAAGLSPYYKAPLDPTTGDLFRGNTNLRNRANLFWAIKHLSAPETSLLVTSSRVGEHNYKDTLKFIKSVQATNVTRISSIILPSGGHNFNTWRREIPPMLQWLSQRLVAH, encoded by the coding sequence ATGGGTCTGACGAGCAACAAGGTGCTGGTGCTGGCGGTCGTCCTCGCCGTCGTCCTCTTCCTCGGCACGGTGTGGTGGTGGCCGCGGCTGGCCAGGCGGAACTGGCGGGCCGTCAGCGGGCGCGTCGGGCTGCTGCTCGGCACCCAGGTGGCGCTCTTCGCCTCGGTGGGCCTCGCCGTGAACCAGGCCTTCGGTTTCTACGCCAGCTGGGCCGACCTGTTCGGCCAGGAGACCGGGCAGGGAGTGGTCGTCGACCACATAGCGGGCGGCGGCGCCGGCAGCCCCGTACAAGTGGTGTCCACCTCCCGGGTCATCGGGGCGAGCAGCGCCCTGCCGCAGGTCGCCGGGCAGGTCCAGAAGGTGGACATCATCGGCCGTACGACCCACCTGGCCACGCCGGCGTTCGTGTATCTGCCCCCCGAGTACTTCCAGCCGCAGAACCGCACGCGCACGTTCCCGGTGTCCGTCATCCTCACCGGCTACCCCGGCACGGCTCAGGCGCTGGTGGACAAGCTGCACTACCCGAGTACGGCGCTGCAGCTGGCCAAGGCCGGGAAGATGCAGCCGATGATCCTGGTGATGCTGCGTCCGACCGTGGCGCCGCCGCGCGACACGGAGTGCGTGGACGTGCCCGGCGGACCGCAGACCGAGACGTTCTTCGCCCGGGACCTGCGCGACTCGGTGACCGCCCACTACCGGGTCGACAGGACGCCCGCCAGCTGGGGCATCGCCGGCGACTCGACCGGCGGCTACTGCGCGCTGAAGATCGCCATGCACCACCCGAAGGCGTATGCGGCCGCCGCCGGCCTGTCGCCGTACTACAAGGCGCCGCTCGACCCCACCACCGGAGACCTCTTCCGCGGCAACACGAATCTGCGGAATCGCGCCAACCTCTTCTGGGCGATCAAGCACCTGTCCGCGCCCGAGACGTCGCTGCTCGTCACCAGCAGCCGGGTGGGCGAGCACAACTACAAGGACACGCTCAAATTCATCAAGAGCGTGCAGGCGACCAACGTGACCAGGATTTCGTCGATCATCCTCCCGAGCGGCGGGCACAACTTCAACACCTGGCGGCGCGAGATCCCGCCGATGCTGCAGTGGCTGAGCCAGCGGCTGGTCGCCCACTGA
- a CDS encoding phosphatidylglycerol lysyltransferase domain-containing protein — MSGGVPSRSSRARRILRGPRPEAVPVLVGRAAALVGVLDIAAGVFPRFRHSRMHAIAEVLPGSFGPFAAALSLSAGVLLLLLAHGLKRRKRRAWRAAVALLPAGAVAQFAYRHSLVGVLIAVALLVPLLLHRDQFAALPDPRSRWRALANFILMSAGSLVLGLVIVSVHPHRTIGDPSLADRLTHVVYGLFGFEGPVDYQGNTSWTVAFSLGALGWITAATTIYLAFRPEHPAARLTEEDESRLRALLDKHGGRDSLGHFALRRDKAVVFSPSGKAAVTYRVVSGVMLASGDPIGDVEAWPGAIERFMDEAKAHSWTPAVMGCSETGGEVWTRETGLDALELGDEAVVDVADFSLAGRAMRNVRQMVKRIERAGYETRVRRIRDLGDAELERIRRAAEDWRGTDTERGFSMALGRIGDPADGDCLIATAHKQDDEPGEYGDLKAILHFVPWGRDGASLDLMRRDRSADPGMNELLIVAALQAAPKFGITRISLNFAMFRSALARGEKIGAGPVLRAWRGLLVFLSRWFQIESLYKFNAKFQPRWEPRFVVYRNSADLPRIGFAAMQAEGFVNLALPLPRFLRRRRAAAERPCAHTMAERDVRAA; from the coding sequence ATGTCGGGCGGGGTTCCGAGCCGATCCAGCCGGGCGCGGCGCATACTGCGCGGCCCGCGCCCCGAGGCCGTCCCCGTGCTCGTCGGCAGGGCCGCCGCCCTCGTGGGCGTCCTGGACATTGCCGCGGGCGTGTTCCCGCGCTTCCGTCACAGCCGTATGCACGCCATCGCGGAAGTGCTGCCCGGCTCGTTCGGGCCGTTCGCGGCCGCGCTCTCGCTGAGCGCCGGCGTGCTGTTGCTGCTGCTCGCGCACGGGCTCAAACGGCGCAAGCGCCGGGCGTGGCGGGCCGCGGTCGCGCTGCTGCCGGCGGGCGCGGTGGCGCAGTTCGCGTACCGGCACTCGCTCGTCGGCGTGCTCATCGCCGTCGCGCTGCTCGTACCGCTGCTGCTCCACCGCGACCAGTTCGCCGCCCTGCCCGACCCGCGCAGCAGGTGGCGCGCACTCGCCAACTTCATCCTCATGAGCGCCGGCTCTCTCGTCCTCGGACTCGTCATCGTCAGCGTCCACCCGCACCGGACGATCGGCGACCCGAGCCTGGCCGATCGGCTGACGCACGTCGTCTACGGCCTGTTCGGCTTCGAAGGACCGGTCGACTACCAGGGCAACACGTCCTGGACCGTCGCCTTCTCCCTCGGCGCCCTCGGCTGGATCACCGCGGCCACCACCATCTACCTCGCCTTCCGCCCCGAACACCCCGCCGCCCGCCTCACCGAGGAGGACGAGTCCCGGCTGCGGGCCCTGCTGGACAAGCACGGCGGGCGCGACTCCCTCGGCCACTTCGCGCTGCGCCGCGACAAGGCCGTCGTCTTCTCCCCCAGCGGCAAGGCCGCCGTCACCTACCGCGTCGTCTCCGGCGTGATGCTCGCCAGCGGCGACCCCATCGGCGACGTCGAGGCCTGGCCCGGCGCCATCGAGCGCTTCATGGACGAGGCCAAGGCCCACTCCTGGACCCCCGCCGTCATGGGCTGCTCGGAGACGGGCGGCGAGGTGTGGACCCGCGAAACCGGCCTGGACGCCCTCGAACTGGGCGACGAGGCGGTGGTGGACGTCGCGGATTTCTCGCTCGCCGGACGCGCGATGCGCAACGTGCGACAAATGGTCAAACGCATCGAGCGAGCCGGCTACGAAACCCGGGTACGGCGCATCCGTGACCTCGGCGACGCCGAACTGGAGCGCATCCGGCGGGCGGCGGAGGACTGGCGCGGCACCGACACCGAACGCGGCTTCTCCATGGCGCTCGGCCGCATCGGCGACCCCGCCGACGGCGACTGCCTGATCGCCACCGCGCACAAACAGGACGACGAACCCGGCGAGTACGGCGACCTGAAGGCGATCCTGCACTTCGTGCCCTGGGGCAGGGACGGCGCGTCGCTGGACCTCATGCGCCGCGACCGCAGCGCCGACCCCGGCATGAACGAACTGCTCATCGTCGCCGCCCTCCAGGCCGCGCCGAAGTTCGGCATCACCCGCATCTCGCTGAACTTCGCGATGTTCCGCTCCGCCCTCGCGCGCGGCGAGAAGATCGGCGCCGGTCCGGTGCTGCGCGCCTGGCGCGGGCTGCTGGTGTTCCTCTCGCGCTGGTTCCAGATCGAGTCGCTGTACAAGTTCAACGCCAAGTTCCAGCCGCGCTGGGAGCCCCGCTTCGTGGTCTACCGCAACAGCGCCGACCTGCCCCGCATCGGCTTCGCCGCCATGCAGGCGGAAGGCTTCGTCAACCTCGCCCTGCCGCTCCCGCGCTTCCTGCGCCGGCGCAGGGCGGCCGCCGAGCGCCCCTGCGCGCACACCATGGCGGAACGGGACGTCCGCGCGGCCTGA
- the folP gene encoding dihydropteroate synthase: MNNLSGRGHVAGLPVWDRCAVMGVVNVTPDSFSDGGRWFDTTAAVKHGLELVAQGADLVDVGGESTRPGATRVDEAEELRRVIPVVRGLASEGVVVSVDTMRASVAEQSLAAGASLVNDVSGGLADPAMIPVVADAGAPFVVMHWRGFLQGGNVKGVYEDVVTEVLDELHARVEAVLAGGIAPDRVVVDPGLGFSKNAEHDLALLAHLDRLHGLGHPLLVAASRKRFLGHVLAGPDGAPPPARERDAATAAVSALAAQSGAWAVRVHEVRASADAVRVARAVEEARTTGLVPGAQALRAEREHGVCGSGRTPGVSGRLGAEGTR; the protein is encoded by the coding sequence ATGAACAACCTCAGCGGACGCGGGCACGTCGCCGGCCTTCCGGTATGGGACCGGTGCGCGGTCATGGGTGTCGTCAACGTGACCCCCGACTCCTTCTCCGACGGCGGCCGCTGGTTCGACACGACCGCCGCCGTCAAACACGGCCTGGAACTCGTCGCCCAGGGCGCGGACCTCGTCGACGTCGGCGGCGAGTCCACCCGCCCCGGCGCCACCCGGGTGGACGAGGCCGAGGAACTGCGGCGCGTCATCCCGGTCGTCCGGGGCCTCGCCTCCGAAGGCGTCGTCGTCTCCGTCGACACCATGCGCGCGTCCGTCGCCGAGCAGTCCCTCGCGGCCGGCGCGTCCCTCGTCAACGACGTCAGCGGCGGCCTCGCCGACCCCGCGATGATCCCGGTGGTCGCCGACGCGGGCGCCCCCTTCGTCGTCATGCACTGGCGCGGCTTCCTTCAGGGCGGCAACGTCAAGGGCGTCTACGAAGACGTCGTCACCGAAGTCCTGGACGAACTGCACGCGCGCGTGGAAGCCGTTCTGGCCGGCGGCATCGCCCCCGACCGCGTCGTCGTCGACCCCGGCCTCGGCTTCTCCAAGAACGCCGAGCACGACCTCGCCCTCCTCGCCCACCTCGACCGCCTGCACGGCCTCGGCCACCCCCTGCTCGTGGCCGCCTCCCGCAAGCGGTTCCTCGGCCACGTCCTCGCCGGCCCGGACGGCGCGCCGCCGCCGGCCCGCGAACGGGACGCCGCCACGGCCGCCGTCTCCGCGCTCGCCGCGCAGTCCGGCGCCTGGGCGGTGCGCGTGCACGAGGTACGCGCCAGCGCCGACGCCGTACGAGTCGCACGCGCCGTGGAGGAGGCGCGCACGACAGGCCTGGTGCCGGGGGCGCAGGCGCTGCGCGCGGAGCGCGAACACGGGGTGTGCGGCAGCGGACGCACGCCGGGCGTCAGTGGCCGCCTCGGGGCGGAAGGAACCCGGTGA
- a CDS encoding nuclear transport factor 2 family protein, with the protein MSAPHTDVEQVEAANTAFYEAMERGDFEELSALWLTPADLGVDEEYHDPADTGVVSCVHPGWPVLTGRGEVLRSYALIMANTDYIQFFLTDVHVSVTGDTALVTCTENILSGGPAPEDGAELGPLVGQLVVATNVFRRTPSGWKLWSHHASPVLAETDDEDEETGVNGVNPDDGPLA; encoded by the coding sequence GTGAGCGCCCCTCATACCGACGTCGAGCAGGTGGAGGCGGCCAACACCGCCTTCTACGAGGCGATGGAGCGCGGCGACTTCGAGGAACTGTCCGCCCTCTGGCTCACCCCCGCCGACCTGGGCGTGGACGAGGAGTACCACGACCCGGCGGACACCGGGGTGGTCTCCTGCGTGCACCCCGGCTGGCCGGTGCTCACCGGGCGCGGCGAGGTCCTCAGGTCCTACGCCCTGATCATGGCCAACACCGACTACATCCAGTTCTTCCTCACCGACGTGCACGTCTCCGTCACCGGCGACACCGCGCTCGTGACCTGCACCGAGAACATCCTCAGCGGCGGCCCCGCCCCGGAGGACGGCGCGGAGCTGGGCCCGCTGGTCGGCCAGCTCGTCGTCGCCACGAACGTGTTCCGGCGCACACCCTCCGGCTGGAAGCTCTGGTCGCACCACGCCTCCCCCGTCCTCGCCGAGACCGACGACGAGGACGAGGAGACCGGCGTGAACGGCGTGAACCCGGACGACGGCCCCCTCGCCTGA
- the folB gene encoding dihydroneopterin aldolase, with amino-acid sequence MDRVALRGLKARGHHGVFPKEREEGQTFIVDLVLGLDTRPAAADDDLAKTVHYGIVAEEVVAVVEGEPVDLIETLAERIARTCLKHEGVQEVEVCVHKPDAPITVPFDDVTVTITRSRV; translated from the coding sequence GTGGATCGTGTCGCGCTGCGCGGCCTCAAGGCCCGCGGGCACCACGGTGTGTTCCCCAAGGAGCGCGAGGAGGGCCAGACCTTCATCGTGGACCTCGTCCTGGGGCTCGACACCCGTCCGGCCGCGGCCGACGACGACCTGGCGAAGACCGTCCACTACGGCATCGTGGCCGAGGAGGTCGTGGCGGTGGTCGAGGGCGAGCCGGTGGACCTCATCGAGACCCTCGCCGAACGGATCGCCCGGACCTGCCTGAAGCACGAAGGGGTACAGGAGGTCGAGGTCTGCGTCCACAAGCCGGACGCGCCGATCACCGTCCCCTTCGACGACGTGACCGTCACCATCACCCGGAGCCGAGTATGA
- the folK gene encoding 2-amino-4-hydroxy-6-hydroxymethyldihydropteridine diphosphokinase: MTRPFLQGHSDPTVQPVPASVVEKVDAADTTLQNPKWAVISIGSNLGNRLETLQGAVDALEDTPGVRVKAVSPVYETEPWGVAPGSQPSYFNAVVVLKTTLPPASLLERAHAIEEAYKRVRDEHWGPRTLDVDIVAYADVTSDDPQLTLPHPRAHERAFVLAPWHDVDPEAQLPGRGPVAELLSAVTRAGVEPRADLELRLPE; encoded by the coding sequence ATGACCCGACCTTTCCTCCAGGGTCACAGTGACCCGACCGTCCAGCCGGTGCCCGCCTCGGTCGTCGAGAAGGTCGACGCCGCCGACACGACCCTGCAGAACCCGAAGTGGGCCGTCATCTCCATCGGCTCCAACCTCGGCAACCGCCTGGAGACCCTCCAGGGCGCCGTCGACGCGCTGGAGGACACCCCGGGCGTCCGCGTGAAGGCGGTCTCGCCGGTGTACGAGACCGAGCCGTGGGGCGTGGCGCCCGGCAGCCAGCCGTCGTACTTCAACGCCGTCGTGGTCCTCAAGACCACCCTGCCCCCGGCCTCCCTGCTGGAGCGGGCCCATGCCATCGAGGAGGCGTACAAACGCGTCCGCGACGAGCACTGGGGCCCGCGCACCCTGGACGTCGACATCGTCGCCTACGCCGACGTCACCTCCGACGACCCGCAGCTCACCCTGCCCCACCCGCGCGCCCACGAGCGCGCCTTCGTCCTCGCGCCCTGGCACGACGTGGACCCGGAGGCCCAGCTGCCCGGCCGCGGCCCGGTGGCCGAGCTGCTGTCGGCCGTCACCCGTGCGGGCGTCGAACCCCGCGCGGACCTGGAACTCCGACTGCCGGAATAG
- a CDS encoding DUF3180 domain-containing protein has translation MRELRIRVLAGVFVVAGILSWAGARLWNSIGTLPSVPLAAPIVLALIAVVLLSTALSLRARLKAQRERRPGAKGVDPLMAARAVVFGQASALVAALVAGMYGGTGVFLLELLDIPTRRDQAIYAGFSVLAGIGVIAAALFLERVCKLPDDEDQNTPGAEPAA, from the coding sequence GTGAGAGAGCTGCGCATCAGGGTGCTGGCGGGCGTGTTCGTCGTGGCCGGGATCCTGTCCTGGGCGGGCGCCCGCCTCTGGAACTCGATCGGGACCCTGCCCAGCGTCCCCCTGGCCGCCCCCATCGTCCTCGCACTGATCGCGGTGGTCCTGCTGTCGACGGCGCTCTCGCTGCGCGCCCGTCTGAAGGCCCAGCGCGAACGCCGCCCCGGCGCGAAGGGCGTCGACCCGCTGATGGCCGCCCGCGCGGTCGTCTTCGGCCAGGCCAGCGCTCTGGTCGCCGCGCTCGTCGCCGGCATGTACGGCGGCACGGGCGTCTTCCTGCTGGAGCTCCTGGACATTCCCACCCGCCGCGACCAGGCCATCTACGCCGGCTTCTCGGTCCTGGCCGGCATCGGCGTGATAGCGGCGGCCCTGTTCCTGGAGCGGGTGTGCAAACTCCCGGACGACGAGGACCAGAACACCCCGGGGGCGGAACCGGCGGCGTGA
- the folE gene encoding GTP cyclohydrolase I FolE, whose amino-acid sequence MTDPVTLDGELPVGDFDEKRAENAVRELLIAVGEDPDREGLRETPARVARAYKEIFAGLWQKPEDVLTTTFDLRHDEMVLVKDIEVYSTCEHHLVPFRGVAHVGYIPSVTGKITGLSKLARLVDVYARRPQVQERLTTQIADSLMEILEPRGVIVVVECEHMCMSMRGIRKPGAKTITSAVRGQLRDAATRNEAMSLIMAR is encoded by the coding sequence ATGACCGACCCCGTGACGCTGGACGGCGAGCTCCCCGTCGGCGACTTCGACGAGAAGCGCGCCGAGAACGCCGTGCGGGAACTGCTGATCGCGGTCGGGGAGGATCCGGACCGGGAGGGCCTGCGCGAGACTCCCGCGCGGGTGGCTCGGGCGTACAAGGAGATCTTCGCGGGCCTGTGGCAGAAGCCCGAGGACGTGCTCACGACGACGTTCGACCTCAGGCACGACGAAATGGTGCTCGTGAAGGACATCGAGGTGTACTCGACCTGTGAGCATCATCTGGTGCCGTTCCGGGGCGTCGCCCACGTCGGATACATCCCGTCCGTCACCGGGAAGATCACCGGCCTGTCGAAGCTGGCCCGTCTGGTGGACGTCTACGCCCGTCGGCCTCAGGTGCAGGAACGACTCACCACGCAGATCGCGGACTCGCTGATGGAGATCCTGGAGCCGCGGGGCGTCATCGTGGTCGTCGAGTGCGAGCACATGTGCATGTCCATGCGCGGCATCCGCAAGCCGGGCGCGAAGACCATAACGTCCGCCGTGCGCGGGCAGCTGCGGGACGCGGCGACGCGGAACGAGGCCATGAGCCTGATCATGGCGCGCTGA
- the ftsH gene encoding ATP-dependent zinc metalloprotease FtsH, which produces MDVKRYFRGPVMWIVLAVLAVVVLMQVVGSSGGYKTVDTGQVVAAINDNRVQSAKLTTGDEQTIKVTLKDGQKVDGSSKIQASYIGDQGVTVAGMLQDKYQHKQIPDGYTVSPSKQNPFVGVLLSLLPFVLIVVVFLFLMNQMQGGGSRVMNFGKSKAKLITKDTPKTTFSDVAGCDEAVEELQEIKEFLQEPAKFQAVGAKIPKGVLLYGRPGTGKTLLARAVAGEAGVPFYSISGSDFVEMFVGVGASRVRDLFEQAKANAPAIVFVDEIDAVGRHRGAGLGGGHDEREQTLNQLLVEMDGFDVKGGVILIAATNRPDILDPALLRPGRFDRQIAVDPPDLQGRLEILKVHQKGKPVAPDVDLAAVARRTPGMTGADLANVLNEAALLTARGDQKLIDNKALDEAIDRVVAGPQKRTRIMSDKEKKITAYHEGGHALVAAASPNSDPVHKITILSRGRALGYTMVLPDEDKYSTTRNEMLDQLAYMLGGRAAEELVFHDPTTGAANDIEKATNLARAMVTQYGMTERLGAIKFGGDNSEPFLGREMAHQRDYSEEVAALVDEEVKKLIETAHNEAWEILVENRDVLDNLVLQLLEKETLGKEEIAEIFAPVVKRPPRPAWTGSSRRTPSTRPPVLSPKELALTNGANGATAAISTAKSTATESTPVTDQTPDERPES; this is translated from the coding sequence ATGGACGTGAAGCGATACTTCCGTGGGCCGGTCATGTGGATCGTGCTGGCCGTCCTTGCCGTGGTCGTGTTGATGCAGGTCGTCGGCTCGTCCGGCGGCTACAAGACGGTGGACACCGGCCAGGTCGTTGCGGCGATCAATGACAACAGGGTCCAGTCGGCCAAACTGACCACAGGCGACGAGCAGACCATCAAGGTCACCCTCAAGGACGGCCAGAAGGTCGACGGCAGCTCGAAGATCCAGGCGAGCTACATCGGCGACCAGGGTGTGACCGTCGCCGGCATGCTGCAGGACAAGTACCAGCACAAGCAGATCCCGGACGGCTACACGGTCTCGCCGTCCAAGCAGAACCCGTTCGTCGGCGTCCTGCTCTCGCTGCTGCCCTTCGTCCTGATCGTCGTCGTCTTCCTGTTCCTGATGAATCAGATGCAGGGCGGCGGCTCCCGGGTCATGAACTTCGGCAAGTCCAAGGCCAAGCTCATCACCAAGGACACCCCGAAGACGACCTTCTCCGACGTCGCCGGCTGCGACGAGGCCGTCGAGGAGCTCCAGGAGATCAAGGAGTTCCTGCAGGAGCCGGCCAAGTTCCAGGCCGTCGGCGCCAAGATCCCCAAGGGCGTGCTGCTCTACGGCCGCCCGGGTACCGGCAAGACGCTGCTCGCGCGTGCCGTGGCCGGCGAGGCGGGCGTCCCCTTCTACTCGATCTCCGGTTCCGACTTCGTCGAGATGTTCGTCGGCGTCGGCGCCTCCCGGGTCCGCGACCTGTTCGAGCAGGCCAAGGCGAACGCCCCGGCGATCGTCTTCGTCGACGAGATCGACGCGGTCGGCCGCCACCGCGGTGCCGGCCTCGGCGGCGGTCACGACGAGCGCGAGCAGACCCTGAACCAGCTGCTCGTCGAGATGGACGGCTTCGACGTCAAGGGCGGCGTGATCCTCATCGCCGCCACCAACCGGCCCGACATCCTCGACCCGGCCCTTCTGCGGCCCGGCCGCTTCGACCGCCAGATCGCGGTCGACCCGCCGGACCTGCAGGGCCGTCTGGAGATCCTCAAGGTCCACCAGAAGGGCAAGCCGGTCGCGCCCGACGTCGACCTGGCCGCCGTCGCCCGCCGCACGCCCGGCATGACCGGCGCCGACCTGGCGAACGTGCTGAACGAGGCGGCACTGCTCACCGCCCGAGGCGACCAGAAGCTGATCGACAACAAGGCGCTGGACGAGGCGATCGACCGCGTGGTCGCGGGCCCGCAGAAGCGGACCCGGATCATGTCGGACAAGGAGAAGAAGATCACCGCGTACCACGAGGGCGGTCACGCCCTGGTCGCGGCGGCCTCACCGAACTCCGACCCCGTCCACAAGATCACCATCCTGTCCCGCGGCCGCGCCCTCGGCTACACGATGGTCCTGCCGGACGAGGACAAGTACTCCACCACGCGCAACGAGATGCTCGACCAGCTCGCCTACATGCTGGGCGGTCGCGCCGCCGAGGAACTGGTCTTCCACGACCCGACCACCGGTGCCGCGAACGACATCGAGAAGGCCACCAACCTGGCCCGCGCGATGGTCACCCAGTACGGCATGACCGAGCGGCTCGGCGCCATCAAGTTCGGCGGAGACAACAGCGAGCCCTTCCTCGGACGTGAGATGGCTCACCAGCGCGACTACTCGGAAGAGGTCGCCGCGCTGGTCGACGAAGAGGTCAAGAAGCTCATCGAGACCGCGCACAACGAGGCCTGGGAGATCCTGGTCGAGAACCGCGACGTGCTCGACAACCTCGTTCTCCAGCTGCTGGAGAAGGAGACCCTGGGCAAGGAGGAGATCGCCGAGATCTTCGCCCCGGTCGTCAAGCGCCCGCCGCGGCCCGCCTGGACCGGCTCCTCGCGGCGCACCCCGTCCACCCGCCCGCCGGTGCTCTCTCCCAAGGAGCTGGCACTGACCAACGGCGCGAACGGCGCGACGGCCGCGATCAGCACGGCCAAGTCCACGGCCACGGAGTCCACCCCGGTGACGGACCAGACCCCGGACGAGCGCCCGGAGAGCTGA
- the hpt gene encoding hypoxanthine phosphoribosyltransferase: protein MRVDAKDMGADLQQVLITKEEIDAKLAELAAKIDAEYAGKDLLIVGVLKGAVMVMADLARALSTPVTMDWMAVSSYGAGTQSSGVVRILKDLDTDIKGKHVLIVEDIIDSGLTLSWLINNLGSREPASLKVCTLLRKPDAAKVAIDVEWVGFDIPNEFVVGYGLDYAEKYRNLPFVGTLAPHVYGG from the coding sequence ATGCGGGTGGACGCGAAAGACATGGGTGCCGACCTCCAGCAGGTGCTCATCACCAAGGAAGAGATCGACGCGAAGCTGGCCGAGCTGGCCGCGAAGATCGACGCGGAGTACGCGGGCAAGGACCTGCTCATCGTCGGCGTCCTCAAGGGCGCGGTGATGGTCATGGCGGACCTCGCCCGGGCGCTGTCCACCCCCGTCACCATGGACTGGATGGCCGTGTCCTCCTACGGCGCGGGCACCCAGTCCTCCGGTGTCGTGCGGATCCTCAAGGACCTCGACACCGACATCAAGGGCAAGCACGTCCTGATCGTCGAGGACATCATCGACTCCGGCCTGACCCTGTCCTGGCTGATCAACAACCTCGGCTCCCGCGAGCCCGCCTCCCTGAAGGTGTGCACGCTGCTGCGCAAGCCGGACGCCGCGAAGGTCGCCATCGACGTCGAGTGGGTCGGATTCGACATCCCGAACGAGTTCGTCGTCGGCTACGGCCTCGACTACGCCGAGAAGTACCGCAACCTGCCGTTCGTGGGTACGCTCGCGCCTCACGTCTACGGCGGCTGA
- the tilS gene encoding tRNA lysidine(34) synthetase TilS yields MGPHPAVAAIRLAVRRVLHDILNDHQGSGAPGRQALSGLGGQAWAGRPGALTAGAPARPIAAGPGRQAGGRHPHRTTERPPSPLGSPLVLVACSGGADSMALASALAFEAPKLGIRAGGVTVDHGLQPGSDLRADEVAQRLRELGLDPVESVAVTVGRDGGPEAAARDARYAALDAVAERHGATAILLGHTRDDQAETVLLGLARGSGIRSLSGMAAVSGAGGRYRRPFLELDRQTARKACMAQSLPVWDDPHNTDPAYTRSRLRHEGLPALEKALGKGVVEALARTAQLSRDDADALDAWASQAEASVRDAAGLLECAKLYALPPAVRRRILRRAAIEAGAPAGSLFARHIEEVDRLITGWRGQGAINLPGRVVAQRQGGRLVIRQG; encoded by the coding sequence ATGGGTCCCCATCCTGCGGTCGCGGCGATACGCCTGGCGGTTCGCCGCGTCCTCCATGACATCCTCAACGACCACCAGGGCTCCGGCGCCCCTGGACGTCAGGCCCTCAGCGGCCTCGGCGGGCAGGCCTGGGCCGGCCGCCCCGGCGCGCTGACCGCCGGCGCCCCCGCACGCCCGATCGCCGCCGGCCCCGGCCGGCAGGCCGGCGGCCGGCACCCGCACCGGACCACCGAGCGGCCCCCCTCCCCGCTCGGCTCCCCGCTCGTGCTCGTCGCCTGCTCCGGCGGCGCCGACTCCATGGCCCTCGCCTCCGCCCTCGCCTTCGAAGCGCCCAAGCTCGGCATCCGCGCCGGCGGCGTCACCGTCGACCACGGCCTCCAGCCCGGCTCCGACCTCCGCGCCGACGAGGTCGCCCAGCGCCTGCGCGAACTCGGCCTCGACCCCGTCGAGTCCGTCGCCGTGACCGTCGGCCGCGACGGCGGGCCCGAAGCCGCCGCCCGCGACGCCCGCTACGCCGCCCTCGACGCCGTCGCCGAACGCCACGGCGCCACCGCGATCCTGCTCGGCCACACCCGCGACGACCAGGCCGAAACCGTCCTGCTCGGCCTCGCCCGCGGCTCCGGCATCCGCTCCCTGTCCGGCATGGCCGCGGTCTCGGGGGCCGGCGGCCGCTACCGGCGCCCCTTCCTGGAGCTCGACCGGCAGACCGCCCGCAAGGCCTGCATGGCCCAGTCCCTCCCGGTCTGGGACGATCCTCACAACACCGACCCCGCCTACACCCGCTCCCGGCTGCGCCACGAAGGCCTGCCCGCCCTGGAGAAGGCCCTCGGCAAAGGGGTCGTGGAGGCGCTCGCCCGCACCGCCCAGCTCTCCCGCGACGACGCCGACGCCCTCGACGCCTGGGCCAGCCAGGCGGAAGCCTCCGTACGCGACGCCGCGGGCCTGCTGGAGTGCGCCAAGCTCTACGCCCTCCCGCCCGCCGTACGCCGCCGCATCCTGCGCCGCGCCGCCATCGAGGCCGGCGCCCCGGCCGGTTCGCTGTTCGCCCGCCACATCGAGGAAGTCGACCGCCTGATCACCGGCTGGCGCGGTCAGGGAGCCATCAATCTCCCGGGCCGGGTCGTCGCCCAGCGGCAGGGTGGCAGACTGGTGATTCGGCAAGGCTGA